One part of the Salmo salar chromosome ssa10, Ssal_v3.1, whole genome shotgun sequence genome encodes these proteins:
- the LOC106561059 gene encoding NACHT, LRR and PYD domains-containing protein 12 isoform X1 produces the protein MASKTSLSGEGEEASTSKMSVLTDHPTPFEAKRLKQQREEIRSVSPVPSCVSMKSDRSMTQPIKFCDEPFPDQRLKQQREEIRSVSPVPSCVSMKSDRSMTQPMKFCDEPFPDQRLQQERSESPVLSCGSMAEIDDRLKSKLKRKFQCVFEGTAQQGNPTLLNEIYTELYITEGGSGEVNNEHEVRQIDTLSRRLATQETPIKCNDIFKLLPGQDKHVRTVLTKGVAGIGKTVSVQKFILDWAEGKANQEIQLIFPLPFRELNLMEGKKHSLVELLHCFFKDTKESEILINDDFKVLFIFDGLDECRLPLDFQNNNSLRDVTESTSVDVLLTNLIEGNLLPNALLWITSRPAAANRISPDCVDQVTEVRGFNDPQKEEYFRKRIHSPNLASRIITHMKSSRSLYIMCHIPVFCWIAATVLERLVGGAESGEIPKTLTQMNLHFLIFQTRLRNKKYPGRSGTDPEWNTDKEMILKLGKLAFEQLEKGNLIFYEEDLRECGIDVKEASVYSGVCTQVFREECGLNKGKVYCFVHLSIQEFLAALYVFLSFVNNNRNLMLKQQSRSTPTIDLYKSAVDQAIQSANGHLDLFLRFLLGLSLKSNQTLLRGLLVQTGSSSCTNEETVEYIKEKIRENPSLERCINLFHCLNELNDHSLVEEIQSYLSSGSLSEDLSPAQLSALVVVVLTSEEELDVFELRKYSRSDEGLLRMLPVVKASRTAVLTYCYLTERCCKALASTLSSTSSGLRELDLSKNDLKDSGVALLSIGLGSPQCKLESLRLSGCRVTGKSCASLASALKSNPSHLRELDLSGSNPGDSGVSLLSAALEDPLCKLETLRLSRCSVTEEGCASLASALRSNPANLRELDLSCNYPGDSGVKLLSALLEEPHKLKTLRLNTCKLTENCCQALASALGSNSSSLRELDLSKNNLQDSGMTLLCAGLGNPHCKLGMLTLSECGFTDKGCASLASALRSNPLHLRELNMSWNYPGDSGVKLISALLEDPCCKLKTLRLSPWARDW, from the exons ATGGCTAGCAAAACAAGTCTCtctggggagggagaggaggcctCCACCTCCAAAATGAGTGTCCTTACAGACCACCCCACACCTTTTGAAGCTAAGAG GTTGAAGCAGCAGCGAGAAGAGATAAGATCAGTCTCACCTgtgcccagctgtgtgtccatgaagagtgatcGGTCTATGACGCAACCAATTAAGTTCTGTGATGAACCATTTCCAGATCAAAG GTTGAAGCAGCAGCGAGAAGAGATAAGATCAGTCTCACCTgtgcccagctgtgtgtccatgaagagtgatcGGTCTATGACGCAACCAATGAAGTTCTGTGATGAACCGTTTCCAGATCAAAG GCttcaacaggagagatcagagtctcCTGTCCTCAGTTGTGGGTCTATGGCAGAAATCGATGATAGGTTAAAATCCAAGCTGAAGAGAAAGTTTCAGTGTGTGTTTGAGGGGACAGCACAGCAAGGAAACCCTACACTTCTCAATGAGATCTATACAGAGCTTTACATCACAGAAGGTGGAAGCGGAGAGGTCAACAATGAACATGAGGTGAGACAGATTGATACACTATCCAGGCGACTAGCAACACAAGAGACACCTATCAAATGCAATGACATCTTTAAACTCTTACCGGGACAAGACAAACATGTCAGAACTGTTCTGACGAAAGGAGTTGCGGGGATCGGAAAAactgtctctgtgcagaagttcattctagACTGGGCCGAGGGAAAAGCTAATCAGGAAATCCAGTTAATATTCCCTCTTCCTTTcagggagctgaatttgatggaGGGGAAAAAACACAGTTTGGTAGAACTCCTTCATTGTTTTTTCAAGGATACAAAAGAATCCGAAATATTAATTAACGATGACTTCAAAGTTCTCTTTATCTTTGACGGTCTGGATGAATGTCGACTTCCTTTAGACTTCCAGAACAATAACAGTTTGAGGGatgtcacagagtcaacctcagtggatgtgctgctgacaaacctcatcgaggggaatctgcttcctaatgctctcctctggataacgtcccgacctgcagcagccaatcgtATTTCTCCCGactgtgttgaccaggtgacagaagtacgagggttcaatgacccacagaaggaggaataCTTCAGGAAGAGAATCCATTCTCCGAACCTGGCTAGCAGAATCATCACGCACATGAAATCATCAAGGAGCCTctacatcatgtgccacataccagtcttctgttggattgcAGCAACTGTTCTAGAGAGGCTGGTGGGTGGTGCAGAGAGTGGAGAGATCCCCAAGACGCTGACACAAATGAACCTTCACTTTCTGATCTTTCAGACGAGGTTAAGAAACAAGAAATATCCTGGGAGAAGTGGGACAGATCCTGAGTGGAACACGGATAAAGAGATGATTCTGAAACTGGGCAAACTGGCCTTTGAACAGCTGGAAAAGGGCAATCTAATCTTCTATGAGGAAGACCTGAGAGAGTGTGGCATTGATGTCAAAGAAGCATCAGTGTACTCAGGAGTGTGCACACAAGTCTTCAGGGAGGAGTGTGGGCTGAACAAGGGGAAGGTATACTGCTTTGTGCATCttagcattcaggagtttctcgCTGCTTTATACGTGTTTCTCTCGTTTGTGAACAACAACAGAAATCTAATGTTGAAACAGCAATCCAGGTCCACACCTACAATCGACCTCTACAAGAGTGCCGTGGATCAAGCCATTCAGAGTGCCAATGGACACCTGGACCTGTTTCTCCGCTTCCTTCTCGGCCTTTCACTGAAGTCCAATCAGACTCTCTTAAGAGGCCTACTGGTACAGACAGGAAGCAGCTCATGCACCAATGAGGAAACGGTtgagtacatcaaggagaagatcagggagaatccctcatTGGAGAGATGCATTAACTTGTTCCACTGTCTAAACGAGCTGAATGACCATTCtttagtggaggagatccaaagctacctgagctcaggaagtctctcTGAAGATCTCTCTCCTGCACAGTTGTCAGCTTtggttgttgtggtgttgacttcagaagaggagctggatgtgtttgagctgagaaaatactccagatcagatgAGGGTCTTCTGAGGATGCTACcggtggtcaaagcctccagaacAGCTGT GCTAACTTACTGCTACCTCACTGAGAGATGCTGCAAAGCCCTAGCCTCAACTCTCAGCTCGACCTCATCGGGTCTGAGAGAGTTGGACCTGAGTAaaaatgacctgaaggattccgGAGTGGCACTGCTCTCCATTGGACTGGGGAGTCCACAATGTAAACTTGAGTCACTGAG GCTCTCAGGTTGTAGAGTCACTGGGAAAAGCTGTGCTTCTCTGGCTtcagctctgaagtcaaaccccTCCCACCTGAGAGAGTTGGATCTGAGTGGGAGTAATCCAGGAGACTCAGGCGTGAGCCTGCTCTCTGCTGCACTAGAGGATCCACTCTGTAAACTGGAGACACTGAG gCTATCACGTTGTAgtgtcacagaggaaggctgtgcttctctggcttcagctctgaggtcaaaccccgcaaacctgagagagctggacctgagctgcAATTACCCAGGTGACTCAGGAGTGAAACTGCTCTCTGCTCTACTGGAGGAGCCACACAAACTGAAGACTCTAAG GCTGAATACCTGTAAACTTACTGAGAACTGCTGTCAAGCTCTGGCTTCAGCTCTCGGTTCAAACTCCTCGAGTCTGAGGGAGCTTGACCTGAGTAAAAATAACCTGCAGGATTCAGGAATGACGCTGCTCtgtgctggactggggaatccaca
- the LOC106561059 gene encoding NACHT, LRR and PYD domains-containing protein 12 isoform X2, producing MRSIQSFTSQKVEAERSTMNMRELNLMEGKKHSLVELLHCFFKDTKESEILINDDFKVLFIFDGLDECRLPLDFQNNNSLRDVTESTSVDVLLTNLIEGNLLPNALLWITSRPAAANRISPDCVDQVTEVRGFNDPQKEEYFRKRIHSPNLASRIITHMKSSRSLYIMCHIPVFCWIAATVLERLVGGAESGEIPKTLTQMNLHFLIFQTRLRNKKYPGRSGTDPEWNTDKEMILKLGKLAFEQLEKGNLIFYEEDLRECGIDVKEASVYSGVCTQVFREECGLNKGKVYCFVHLSIQEFLAALYVFLSFVNNNRNLMLKQQSRSTPTIDLYKSAVDQAIQSANGHLDLFLRFLLGLSLKSNQTLLRGLLVQTGSSSCTNEETVEYIKEKIRENPSLERCINLFHCLNELNDHSLVEEIQSYLSSGSLSEDLSPAQLSALVVVVLTSEEELDVFELRKYSRSDEGLLRMLPVVKASRTAVLTYCYLTERCCKALASTLSSTSSGLRELDLSKNDLKDSGVALLSIGLGSPQCKLESLRLSGCRVTGKSCASLASALKSNPSHLRELDLSGSNPGDSGVSLLSAALEDPLCKLETLRLSRCSVTEEGCASLASALRSNPANLRELDLSCNYPGDSGVKLLSALLEEPHKLKTLRLNTCKLTENCCQALASALGSNSSSLRELDLSKNNLQDSGMTLLCAGLGNPHCKLGMLTLSECGFTDKGCASLASALRSNPLHLRELNMSWNYPGDSGVKLISALLEDPCCKLKTLRLSPWARDW from the exons ATGAGATCTATACAGAGCTTTACATCACAGAAGGTGGAAGCGGAGAGGTCAACAATGAACATGAG ggagctgaatttgatggaGGGGAAAAAACACAGTTTGGTAGAACTCCTTCATTGTTTTTTCAAGGATACAAAAGAATCCGAAATATTAATTAACGATGACTTCAAAGTTCTCTTTATCTTTGACGGTCTGGATGAATGTCGACTTCCTTTAGACTTCCAGAACAATAACAGTTTGAGGGatgtcacagagtcaacctcagtggatgtgctgctgacaaacctcatcgaggggaatctgcttcctaatgctctcctctggataacgtcccgacctgcagcagccaatcgtATTTCTCCCGactgtgttgaccaggtgacagaagtacgagggttcaatgacccacagaaggaggaataCTTCAGGAAGAGAATCCATTCTCCGAACCTGGCTAGCAGAATCATCACGCACATGAAATCATCAAGGAGCCTctacatcatgtgccacataccagtcttctgttggattgcAGCAACTGTTCTAGAGAGGCTGGTGGGTGGTGCAGAGAGTGGAGAGATCCCCAAGACGCTGACACAAATGAACCTTCACTTTCTGATCTTTCAGACGAGGTTAAGAAACAAGAAATATCCTGGGAGAAGTGGGACAGATCCTGAGTGGAACACGGATAAAGAGATGATTCTGAAACTGGGCAAACTGGCCTTTGAACAGCTGGAAAAGGGCAATCTAATCTTCTATGAGGAAGACCTGAGAGAGTGTGGCATTGATGTCAAAGAAGCATCAGTGTACTCAGGAGTGTGCACACAAGTCTTCAGGGAGGAGTGTGGGCTGAACAAGGGGAAGGTATACTGCTTTGTGCATCttagcattcaggagtttctcgCTGCTTTATACGTGTTTCTCTCGTTTGTGAACAACAACAGAAATCTAATGTTGAAACAGCAATCCAGGTCCACACCTACAATCGACCTCTACAAGAGTGCCGTGGATCAAGCCATTCAGAGTGCCAATGGACACCTGGACCTGTTTCTCCGCTTCCTTCTCGGCCTTTCACTGAAGTCCAATCAGACTCTCTTAAGAGGCCTACTGGTACAGACAGGAAGCAGCTCATGCACCAATGAGGAAACGGTtgagtacatcaaggagaagatcagggagaatccctcatTGGAGAGATGCATTAACTTGTTCCACTGTCTAAACGAGCTGAATGACCATTCtttagtggaggagatccaaagctacctgagctcaggaagtctctcTGAAGATCTCTCTCCTGCACAGTTGTCAGCTTtggttgttgtggtgttgacttcagaagaggagctggatgtgtttgagctgagaaaatactccagatcagatgAGGGTCTTCTGAGGATGCTACcggtggtcaaagcctccagaacAGCTGT GCTAACTTACTGCTACCTCACTGAGAGATGCTGCAAAGCCCTAGCCTCAACTCTCAGCTCGACCTCATCGGGTCTGAGAGAGTTGGACCTGAGTAaaaatgacctgaaggattccgGAGTGGCACTGCTCTCCATTGGACTGGGGAGTCCACAATGTAAACTTGAGTCACTGAG GCTCTCAGGTTGTAGAGTCACTGGGAAAAGCTGTGCTTCTCTGGCTtcagctctgaagtcaaaccccTCCCACCTGAGAGAGTTGGATCTGAGTGGGAGTAATCCAGGAGACTCAGGCGTGAGCCTGCTCTCTGCTGCACTAGAGGATCCACTCTGTAAACTGGAGACACTGAG gCTATCACGTTGTAgtgtcacagaggaaggctgtgcttctctggcttcagctctgaggtcaaaccccgcaaacctgagagagctggacctgagctgcAATTACCCAGGTGACTCAGGAGTGAAACTGCTCTCTGCTCTACTGGAGGAGCCACACAAACTGAAGACTCTAAG GCTGAATACCTGTAAACTTACTGAGAACTGCTGTCAAGCTCTGGCTTCAGCTCTCGGTTCAAACTCCTCGAGTCTGAGGGAGCTTGACCTGAGTAAAAATAACCTGCAGGATTCAGGAATGACGCTGCTCtgtgctggactggggaatccaca